The following proteins are co-located in the Candidatus Methanogranum gryphiswaldense genome:
- a CDS encoding formate--phosphoribosylaminoimidazolecarboxamide ligase: MVPKSKIDQILEGYDKSDITIATLCSHSSLQIFHGARKMGFRTLGLTVKDNTKYYDAFPLAKPDNIIKYRDFDEMEERVDELIDQNTILIPHGSFVEYMTPSRFEDLGVPSYGNRAVLQWESNRDSQRQWITSAGVPMPRLITDAREINEPVLVKYHGAKGGRGFFIAKDYPDFKMQIDNSQPYTIQEYCLGTRYYLHFFYDPLKKDGYRCKQGGSLELLSIDRRDESNIDEMYKLGSIEDSKRHGLYPSFVVTGNTPVVIRESLLPKAFEMGENVVNRSYELFGGMWGPFCLETVVTDKLEFKVFEISTRIVAGTNPFISGSPYADLIYPGMSTAARMGMALKTAINAGNLSILLS; this comes from the coding sequence CGCGACACTCTGCTCACATTCGTCGCTCCAGATCTTTCACGGAGCCCGTAAAATGGGTTTCAGGACGTTGGGATTGACCGTTAAGGATAACACCAAGTATTATGATGCGTTCCCTCTGGCCAAGCCGGACAACATTATCAAGTATAGGGATTTTGACGAGATGGAGGAGCGCGTCGACGAGCTCATTGATCAGAATACAATTCTTATTCCGCACGGATCTTTCGTTGAATATATGACGCCTTCTAGATTCGAGGATCTAGGTGTACCGTCCTATGGTAATCGTGCAGTTCTCCAATGGGAGTCCAACAGAGACAGTCAAAGACAGTGGATAACATCTGCTGGGGTTCCAATGCCACGCTTGATCACCGATGCAAGGGAGATAAATGAGCCAGTGTTGGTGAAGTATCACGGTGCTAAAGGTGGACGCGGTTTCTTTATTGCGAAAGACTATCCGGATTTCAAGATGCAGATAGATAATTCTCAACCATATACAATTCAAGAATATTGCTTGGGTACCAGATATTACCTTCACTTCTTCTATGATCCGTTAAAGAAGGACGGCTATCGTTGTAAGCAAGGCGGCTCTTTGGAATTGTTATCAATAGATCGTCGCGACGAGAGTAACATAGATGAGATGTACAAGCTTGGATCCATAGAGGATTCAAAAAGGCATGGTCTCTATCCATCATTCGTGGTCACTGGAAATACACCGGTAGTTATTCGCGAGTCTCTTTTACCGAAGGCGTTCGAGATGGGCGAGAATGTCGTGAATCGTTCTTATGAGCTGTTCGGTGGTATGTGGGGACCGTTCTGTTTGGAAACTGTAGTTACAGATAAACTGGAATTCAAGGTCTTTGAGATCTCAACCAGAATAGTTGCCGGGACCAATCCGTTCATCTCAGGGTCACCTTATGCGGATCTAATATATCCGGGTATGAGCACCGCAGCGAGAATGGGTATGGCACTTAAGACTGCTATCAATGCAGGTAATTTGAGCATATTGCTCAGTTAA
- a CDS encoding pyridoxal phosphate-dependent aminotransferase, protein MVSKRVQSVPASGTIEISNIVSQLQASGIDIISFSMGEPDFSTPSNIVEAAVDSLHEGFTHYTPSLGIPELRQAIAKRALTFNHINCESKNVLVTPCKQAIFMTALGFLDPGDEVILPDPSWVSYEACIRLAGAIPVYVPTRYEDDFVVNPELIEAAVTPKTKMIFLNTPANPTGCVYPLETIKAISEIAIRHNLLVMSDEIYESIIYEGKHVSIASLPDMFDRTITVSGLSKTYAMTGWRLGWAIASENSISALNKLQSHSISCCVSFTQTAAVEALNGPQDAMHHMIREFKSRRDLALDLISEIKGLECNVPKGAFYLFPKYDSQMKSVELTANLLKHAHVAVTPGTAFGPSGEGFFRISYATSESQIREGFERIRKYMNDNL, encoded by the coding sequence ATGGTATCAAAAAGGGTTCAGAGTGTGCCGGCGTCGGGTACAATAGAGATTTCCAACATTGTAAGTCAGCTTCAGGCATCTGGAATTGACATAATCTCATTTTCAATGGGAGAACCAGATTTCTCAACACCTTCCAATATCGTGGAGGCTGCAGTGGATTCACTTCATGAAGGATTCACGCATTACACGCCTTCACTTGGGATACCAGAACTCAGACAGGCAATTGCCAAGCGGGCGTTGACCTTCAATCACATAAATTGTGAATCGAAAAATGTACTTGTGACGCCATGTAAACAAGCTATTTTCATGACAGCTCTGGGGTTCCTTGATCCAGGGGATGAGGTCATACTTCCAGATCCAAGCTGGGTCTCCTATGAGGCATGTATAAGGTTGGCAGGAGCCATTCCGGTTTATGTGCCTACAAGATACGAGGATGATTTCGTGGTCAATCCCGAGCTTATTGAAGCAGCGGTAACTCCTAAGACCAAGATGATATTCCTTAACACTCCCGCAAATCCAACAGGATGTGTTTATCCTTTAGAGACAATAAAGGCCATTTCTGAGATCGCCATAAGACACAATCTTCTTGTAATGTCCGACGAGATCTACGAGAGTATAATATATGAAGGCAAGCACGTTTCCATCGCGTCTTTGCCAGATATGTTCGACAGGACGATAACTGTATCAGGTCTATCGAAAACGTATGCGATGACGGGATGGAGGCTGGGTTGGGCGATCGCATCTGAAAATAGCATTTCAGCTCTTAATAAATTGCAATCGCATTCGATATCTTGCTGTGTATCATTTACTCAGACTGCGGCGGTCGAGGCGTTGAATGGACCTCAGGACGCTATGCATCATATGATAAGGGAGTTCAAATCAAGGCGTGATCTGGCACTAGACCTTATAAGTGAAATAAAAGGATTAGAATGTAATGTTCCCAAAGGGGCTTTCTATCTGTTCCCAAAGTACGATTCACAGATGAAATCTGTTGAACTTACGGCAAATCTTCTGAAGCACGCTCACGTGGCCGTTACCCCCGGTACAGCATTTGGGCCCTCCGGAGAAGGATTTTTCAGAATATCTTACGCCACAAGTGAGAGTCAGATAAGAGAAGGATTTGAAAGAATCAGAAAGTACATGAACGATAATTTGTGA